The Budorcas taxicolor isolate Tak-1 chromosome 20, Takin1.1, whole genome shotgun sequence genome window below encodes:
- the BNIP1 gene encoding vesicle transport protein SEC20 — protein MAAAQDVHVRICNQEIVKFDLEVKALIQDIRDCSGPLSALTELNTKVKEKFQQLRHRIQELEQSAKEQDKESEKQVLLQEVENHKKQMLSNQTSWRKANLTCKIAIDNLEKAELLQGGDLFRQRKTAKESLAQTSSAITESLMGISRMMSQQVQQSEEAMQTLVNSSRTILDANEEFKSMSGTIQLGRKLITKYNRRELTDKLLIFLALALFLATVLYILKKRLFPFL, from the exons ATGGCGGCTGCCCAAGATGTCCACGTCCGTATCTGTAACCAAGAGATTGTCAAATTCGATCTGGAGGTGAAGGCGCTTATCCAG GATATTCGAGATTGTTCAGGACCATTAAGTGCACTTACCGAACTGAACactaaagtgaaagagaagtttcaGCAACTGCGGCACAGAATACAG GAGCTTGAGCAGTCGGCTAAAGAGCAagacaaagagtcagagaagcaAGTTCTGCTCCAAGAAGTGGAGAATCACAAAAAGCAGATGCTCAG CAATCAGACCTCATGGAGGAAGGCTAACCTTACTTGCAAAATTGCTATCGACAACCTAGAGAAAGCAGAACTTCTTCAGGGAGGAGACCTATTCCGGCAAAG GAAAACTGCCAAAGAGAGCCTGGCCCAGACGTCCAGTGCCATCACAGAGAGCCTCATGGGGATCAGCAGGATGATGTCTCAGCAGGTCCAGCAGAGCGAGGAAGCCATGCAGACGCTGG TTAATTCTTCACGGACTATCCTGGATGCAAATGAAGAATTCAAATCCATGTCAGGGACCATCCAGTTGGGACGGAAGCTCATCACAAAATATAATCGCCGAGAGCTGACAGACAAGCTTCTCATTTTCCTTGCACTGGCCCTCTTCCTTGCTACAGTCctctatattttgaaaaaacGGCTCTTTCCGTTTTTGTGA